Below is a genomic region from Neurospora crassa OR74A linkage group VII, whole genome shotgun sequence.
GCCAATGACGATCTCGTCTGCCTTAGTGGGCAAATGTCCATCTCAGCCTGGAAATGGAAGCGAGCGAGGCGTGTCGCGACCGTGGCAGCTTCAtcattgattgattgattgattgattgactgATTGACTGTCGCAAGTGAACCACTCTTCTTCCATCTCACTTGTGTACAGTACTAGGTAATCATTGGTGTTGCTAGCATGGTCCAACTGCCCCTCCCATCACTTATACGCATCGAGGGGACATGAATTCCTCGGCCGAcaattctttttccttcttttccagaCTCCGCCTTTTTCGCAGGAAAATGGCCAGTTCACGACATTTGCGCCTCGTCGCCGGCGTCGCCTGTGTCCTCCTCGTTTTCTTTCTCGTCCGTCCATTCGATTCCCCCGAGATCCTTCCCACAGCGTCGCGACCACACGGCAGCCCTCCCCTGGCCGAGCCAGTACTACTACAACCGTCACCAAGCAGCCGGCGCAAGGTCACCTTCAAGCCGAGCAGCTTCGACTGGACAAAGGTCGAGCAACACTTCCCCGTCGAGCTCAAGCACAAGCTCCCGACCGGCGCCCCCAAGCCGCAGAAGCCCGTCCAGCACGACTTCTCCCACTACGTCCACGACCCCGTTACGCGAAACCGACAAAAGGCCGTTCGCGCCGTCTTCGAGCGCAGCTGGAACAGCTACAAGGAGCACGCATGGCTTCGTGACGAGCTCGCCCCTGTGAGCGGCGTGGGCAAGACCACGTTTGGCGGTTGGGGGGCTACGCTAGTTGATGCGCTCGACACGCTATGGATCATGGAGCTGTGGGAGGACTTCTACCTCGCCGCCAACGCTGCCGCCCAGCTGGACTGGCAAAACACCACCGAAACCGCCGCCAACATGTTTGAGACCACCATCCGCCACCTCGGCGGCCTCCTCAGCGCCTATGATCTGAGCGGCGAGCAGGCCCTGCTGGACAAGGCGACGGAGCTGGGAAACATGCTTTACATGGGCTTCGACACCCCGAACCGCATGCCCGGCTTCTGGCTCAACTTTGAGGATGCAAAGCGCGGGGTGCAAGTGGCCGGCACAAACGATCCCTCGGCTTCTCCCTGCTCCTTGTCGCTCGAGTTCACTCGCCTCACCCAGCTGACGGGCGATCAACGCTACTTTGACGCCATCACCCGCATCACCGAGTTTCTCGAGCGCACCCAAAACGAGTCCAAGATACCCGGCATGTGGCCCAAGCTGATCAACTTCCGCGAAGAGCGCGTTGACGGCGAGAGCGGCTTCACTCTCGGCGCGCTCGCCGACTCTCTGTATGAGTATCTGCCCAAGATGCATGCCCTCCTGGGCGGACTATCGCCGCAATACGAGAAAATGCACCGGGCCGCCATGGATGTCGTTACGAAGTACATGCTCTTCCGGCCCATGCTACCTGCTGAGGAAGCCTCGAAACACGACATCTTGTTCGTGGGCGATGCCTTTGCCAAACCCGACCGGATCGACCGGGTAGCCGAGGGCCAGCACTTGACCTGCTTTACCGGCGGCATGTTTGGCCTCGGCGGCAAACTGTTCGACATCAACGAGCACGTTGAGATTGGCGAGCGCCTGGCCCGCGGTTGTGGATGGGCATATGATGCTTTCCCAACTGGCGTCATGCCCGAGATCTTCAACATGGTACCCTGTGGTGGCTCCTGGGATGCTCCCTGCCCGTGGAACGAGGAGAGGTGGAAGGCAGAGGGCAGCAAGAATCTTAAGAAGGGATTTGCCAGTGCGCGAGACACCCGGTATATCTTGCGGCCCGAGGCCATTGAAAGTATCTTCCTCTTGTACCGCATGACGGGTAAGGAAGACCTGAGAGACCTGGCATGGCAGATGTTTGAAAGCATTGTGAATGCCACAGAGACCGAGCTGGCTTACTCGGCTATTTCTGATGTCACGGTCAAGGGTCCGACGACCAAGACCGACTCGATGGAGGTAAGCGGACTGTTCCCAGCGAAGGATCCTTAGTAACATCAACTAACGTGCTTCCTCCTACAGAGCTTCTGGCTGGCCGAGACTCTCAAGTACTTTTACTTGATCTTCTCTCCACCCAGCATTATTAGCCTCGACGAATACGTGTTCAACACCGAAGCACACCCGTTTCTTCGACCGAAGCCATAGACAAATATATGTCTGGAGGGGTAATGACCATAGAGATGTATGGAATGACATCGCACatctttttctatattataaaagaccACGACCAGGTGGACTTTGGACAGCTCGAAGTTCATGACATACACGGGGAGAAGACGGACCATTTACCTTGATATACGCCAGTTGGGAAAAACCGGCACGGAAGCAGTTCCTTGGCATTCTTGAACATGGTTGACGTTTAGAAAGAAAAGCATGTACGCGGATGGATTTGGATATTTAGCGACTGCTTGGGGTATACCCATATATATACTCTCTAGGGATTGGATGTCATAAGAGCAGCTACCAGCGATGAATAGACCATTGCGCCCTTCATTTTAGTCAATGTTGGATTACCTTTTGAATGCCGAGAGTTATGATTTTATGTCCAAACATACTCCGAAACCCAAGTTCTTTTGTCGTTCCCAGCCAAAGTATCACTTTCAGGATTCTGTTAATGGCAAGCACCCCAATGCGTCGCTATGACGTGCTATAGACGGTTGTGCGCTAACAGGAATACAGTCACAATTCTCATAACGCACGAACATCGACCAACTCCTCGCTCATCATTCATCCTTTCACAGCTCTTctatagaaaagaaaaagcacCCTTCCCATCGCTACTTCATCCCACCAGATCCAGTCCTTtccatcatcctctcctctctttcgCCATGCACACACACTCCCATCCAAAGCGCCCGCCTTCCATctcccgcccgcccgcctgtccttccatccttcttcCCATCTTCACGACCCCCCTCACACCCTCACAAAAACCTACAAAAACCTAAACCTAAACCTTTCCCAAAACAGGAACCCCATACCCCTGCACTTTTCTTTCCACCGGCTCCTTCTCCGTAACCATCAAGTAAACCAAGACCAAAGGCCACGCACTCCCGCACAGAAAAgcacccaccacccccgcAAAACCGACGCCCCGCTCCCCATGTTCGCCGGACCACCGCTCCAACAGCCGGACGGCGCAGAAAATGATGCCCATGCCGTAGATGGAGCAGGCCCAGGTGATGCCGACGATGATGTCGGCGTGGCGGTCTTGCGGGGAGAGCACGACGCCCGAGGTGTCGGCGAAGGGTtcggagagggagaggtttTGGCCCATTTTTTGCActcttttgctttttttttttcaagagggggaagatggagatgagatggagatgagatgagatgagatgagatgagatgagatgagatcAGAGGATGAATTGGGTTGTGTTGATTGGGTTTTGTGAGAGCCGGACTTGGGGGGGGAATTGACGTATTGTTGACAACTCGGTATGACGGGATAAGCAAATATCCACAGGACAAGTcgagttgagttgagttgagttgagttgagttcGTCTTCTGGactggtctggtctggtctggaCGGCAAGAAAGCCCCCaaaatggatggatggatggatagatggATGGGCTGATGATGATCTCTCGGATCCCTTGATGTTGAAAGACGGAGCCGTCCTCGGGTCGTTTCCGTGCCGATGTAAatgtttttttctctctttcttttggaAGGCGAGCAGAAGCGAAGCGGTTGCGATGAactgaatgaatgaatggccGAGAGGACTTCCAGATTTGAACTGTGCCGTGAACTGCGAACCGAACTATATTGAACTGGATCGACCCCCAAGAGAAAACGAAGGGACAGTCAATCGGGTAGATAGGTTTCGGTGTACGTATTCGAACCAGCGACTTGAACCTAATGTTATCGACcgaccgacgacgacaatgatCGAAGAAAGAACGTAGTgtagtaagtaggtaggtaggtaggtaggtagataatTGCCCAGCAATGTAGTAAaacacaagaaaaagaaaagaccgAAAAGCCAAACGGACGAAACAgaagaagtgaagtgaagcaCCCGCGCACTTTCAAAGTCAAAGAATAGTATCGATGGTAACAAAAGTGAAAagtcaagtggaagaaggtcTCAGGGTAACCAGAACACAAGGATGACTCGGATCCCCGAAAGACCGTGACCCCTTCGCTTCCCGATTTCCTCCTGGCTCAAAACCCAAAAGTTCTAAGAAGCAAGGTCTCCCTCCCAGCGTCTCAACCTGGGACATACTTACAAAGTAAATGGAAGACGAACCGTCAAGTTTGTGTGTCACTCAAAACCCGGAAGAGCCCCCCTTCCCAACTTCGTCGCAAAACCCGGGCATGTATCCAATTGGCTGAACATCCGACACATGAGTTGTCGCAGAACTTGACTTGGACAGGGCGGCTCCGTGCGTCCCGCGTGTTAGAGGGCGGTTTTAGCCGCCTGTAGTGCGGCGACCGTTATAGGGCCTAGCGTTTGGTTTGGGTTGGGGTACGTACCCGACCGTAGACTGTTTCCAGGGTTTCCAGTCCTCGGTTGCAAAACTGGTCGGATGATGTGTTGGGCGTCCATATCAAGGTTTGGCTGTGTTGGAGGGCATGTCTGAATATTGATCGGATGCTGTTGATGTCATAAAAATGCTCGAGAGAAATCCATCAGATGAACTCGTGGCCACCTTTGGTGCTGCATTCAGGTCTTTCCTTGCTTATATGATACGTGTGACTGCATGTATACTACTGTTAGTGCACTACCGCTTGTAGCGCGACAAATGCGTGTGGATTATCAGGAAACTAACAAGGGCCTATAAGTGGTACCTTGTCTCAAGGCTGACCAGGATCTTGGACGCAGAGCATGCCGACAACACCAAAACGAGGATAGTTGAGACTTGAGAACatgaaatatatattctggTTCTAGGGGAATCGTGCAtcattcatcatcaacaacaccccGACCTTCTGACGTTTTCCGGAGCTAACCAAATCATAAAAGCGTGGAGCGCAAAAAAAccaaacaaccaccacagctCATATCAGTGTTTTTCGTTTCCTCGTCGCATCATgataatagaaaaagaaagcaaCCAAAGAAAATCGCCATTCAACAATGAACCGTTACCACCTCATACCGCCATCGCATCATTCATAAACTCATCTTCTCTGAATTTCCTTACTCCAATCCCCGGAACCGGCGATTAAACTCCTCCACAGCAATCGCCACCTGGCGATATAAGAATgtccttccactttcctcGCCAATTGGGATAAAGGGCCCATTAGTCCCTCCTCTCAGCGTCAAGCTCAAGCCCGTCCTCTCCTTCGCAATGGTCTGCACATCCTTCAAGGGCACATCCCACTCCGTCTGCAACTTCCTGCTCCTGATGAGCAAGATCCGTGCAAATGTAACCATAACCACCTTGTCCTCGGTTGGCAGCTCAAGATGGGCAATGTACTGCTCATCAAAGTACTTGCCGTTGTCGATTTGCTTGAGCCAACTCTGGCCTAGCGCCTCACGTTGGCTGTAGGGCCTGATGATACCGTCTGGGGGGATATACCTCGGCAGTCTGACGCGGTCGAGTTCGGTCCCGTCAAAGACCGTGGTGGTGTTGCGCACGCCTTCGCTCACATTGGAGGCAAAGTCTAGGACCCCAATGGCCGGTTTGGTTGCCAGACCAACCACACCCTTGCCGATGCCCTTGAAGAAACCGAGAGCACCTTCCTGCTCTGCACCTTCGAGCGGCTTGCGGGCAAGACCTCCGACACCCGAAGCAACCGAGGTGAACAGGCTGTTGGCACCGGCGGTGACGCCAAAGAGGGCGTGCTTGGGATGGTTGCGAGCACGTGTGATGCGGCGACGGTCCTGGAATTGCTTATCCATGGTGGCAGCCGCGAGACCCTTGGCAAAACTACCCGTGACCTTGGAGAAAGAGTCACTGAAGCCGAAAACGGACTTCTTGAAGAAGGAACCGGCGCCACGGGCTAGACCAATACCGAAATCTTCCGGCCTATCCGACATGATCAGACCTTGGTATGGCTCGTAAAAGATATCCGCAAAACCAGAactgatgttgttgaacaGACCAACCGGGTTGCCC
It encodes:
- the gh47-4 gene encoding glycosyl hydrolase family 47 protein translates to MNSSADNSFSFFSRLRLFRRKMASSRHLRLVAGVACVLLVFFLVRPFDSPEILPTASRPHGSPPLAEPVLLQPSPSSRRKVTFKPSSFDWTKVEQHFPVELKHKLPTGAPKPQKPVQHDFSHYVHDPVTRNRQKAVRAVFERSWNSYKEHAWLRDELAPVSGVGKTTFGGWGATLVDALDTLWIMELWEDFYLAANAAAQLDWQNTTETAANMFETTIRHLGGLLSAYDLSGEQALLDKATELGNMLYMGFDTPNRMPGFWLNFEDAKRGVQVAGTNDPSASPCSLSLEFTRLTQLTGDQRYFDAITRITEFLERTQNESKIPGMWPKLINFREERVDGESGFTLGALADSLYEYLPKMHALLGGLSPQYEKMHRAAMDVVTKYMLFRPMLPAEEASKHDILFVGDAFAKPDRIDRVAEGQHLTCFTGGMFGLGGKLFDINEHVEIGERLARGCGWAYDAFPTGVMPEIFNMVPCGGSWDAPCPWNEERWKAEGSKNLKKGFASARDTRYILRPEAIESIFLLYRMTGKEDLRDLAWQMFESIVNATETELAYSAISDVTVKGPTTKTDSMESFWLAETLKYFYLIFSPPSIISLDEYVFNTEAHPFLRPKP